TGTATTATCATTTGCCTAAAAGGGGCTATTCTGCATAGTGACTGAGCCTACTTTTGATGAATTAAGTATAGGCCTTCATTTCTGTGATTgagtattttaaattatgaaataacttttactttaagtaagggataatgaaTATAACAGTTGTTCAGAAATTGCTCGTGAAGGGGTCCTGTCGATGGCACTGTCAGATCAATTATAATATTTCAGCCTTTTGTTTACACAAtactgtcatgatccttgttttctatctgtttcttgttttattttgaaatgttttccctctgttgtgtcatgtgtagttttacttcctgtcttttggttttccttccttccttgattgtttcattgttgtcacctgttgccctcgtgtttctgcctcccctccccagctgtggcttgtgttgtgattagtgtctttgtatttagtcctgctttccctgtgttctctgtcagttcgttagCGTCTTTCGTGtattcaagtcaagcgtttttcgtgtattcaagtcaagcgtttttcgtgtattcaagtcaagcgtttttcatgccctgggttgtcgtctttcatgtatcaagtcaagcgtttttcatgtcttggatttccctgtcgtctttcatgtatcaagtcaagcgtttttcatgtcttggatttccctatcgtctttcatgtgttcaagtcaagtgtttttcatgtcctggatttttcccaaacttaacatttttgtaaaacagcttttggaataaagctcgccttttgttcgtacccatacctgcctccccttgttgctgcacttgggtcctatttccccaaaccctgacaaatACACACTTCAATTTAAGTGCCACTTATTCAAGTCAACCCAAAGTCAGGAACTGGGTAAAAATTCGTCCAATCAAAGCTatgtaaggcaaggcaagtttatttatatagcacctttcaacacaagacagttcaaagtgctttacaaacatgaacgatattaagagcattaagaatGTAAGTAAAAGATATCCCgttttctcaaaatgaatgCTAAGGTGATACGACCTGATACGAGGTGACAAGCCCCTGCAAAGTTATTCTGATCATCATCCCCGTTTTAATTTTTCAATAAAGCTTTAATCCTATGACTCCTAAGGAAAAAACCTTTAGCAAGTTACGTGTGCTAAAACACGATACATTTATTATCAAAAGTATTCgagttaatttattttaaaatctagtcacattttcttaattttaaaGCATGCAAACCCCAAACTGAGTTGCGTAACGGCTTATTTCCGTTTGTCTCATGCGTGTGGGTTTTCTTCTTTCCGCTTACTTTTTCCAGTTAGAGTTAACCTCGGAGGTACTTCTGCAACATGATTGGCCGGTGTCGTCCCTCTAGCtaagcgtgtgtgtgcgtctgtctgtgtgtgtgtgtgtgtgtgtgtgtgtgtttggaggggTTTATAACAAAACTATAGTCCTGCTCGTGAGCTTTAAACCATTGTAAACCCAGACGCttagcagcaacagcagcagcagcagaagcagtaGCCTggtggtgtttagtttctctGCTCCAACATGACCTCAGACATTAACACAGGTGAGTGTAACGACTGCTTGAGCCATTAGTTTTAAATGGTGACACAGTGATGGTGATCATAGGCCTGTAATTAACTGTTTTCACCTCTAAAATTGACCTAATCCTTTTACATATGAGAAATCAAAGTTGGACTGGGTGAGTAGGCAGTTATGTAAATCAGATAGCCTATTATGTGTATAGTATTCTtctacatatttaaatatgtgtatcTGCTCATAattgtctttttatatattaaaaccATTTGCTACTGTTTTATATTCCATAGGGGACAGTTAAAGTTTTATCAAATTCATAAAACGGTGGGTAAACTGAGTTGTGGTCAACCGTTCTTTAATGACTAGTCATTTGTTCAATAATTGGCCAAACGTGTTGCTTAGATTTAAGATACAAGGTACCATTTAAGTATCACAGTAAGCAGGCCAGGTGTTTTACAGGCTGTATGACGTTTTATATGCCTTATGGGCTGTTAATTTTATTTCCACGTGTCAACTGACCTGATACCGACTGACATAAACTTGTACTGCAGgtttttgcttttagtttttattaaatgtcagtGTCACCCAAAAGTATCTTTGTGTTGTGTAGCAAAGTCTAAGAGATgtacaatttcttttttttaaaaaatggtccAACTGTATGTTTGaatctcattattattattttttactattttattttgctttcttctAAAACTAATGATGTTAACATTTTCCTTTAGTGGAGTAACAGGTTTTCTCTCCAACCTTTGTCACATTTTCCGCAGACTTGGATCTGGAGCTTGATGGGTTGCTGCAGGAATTCCAGGATGTGGTGGAGGAGCTGAAAGCCCCCTCTCTGAGCAAACCGCATGCTTACCAGCACGTCTTGCAGGAGGCCAAAAGTCGCACGGGGCTGGGAGAAGACAGCGGAGTCGAGGACTCAGATTACAGTGAGTGACACAAAACCATTGCACTAGAACAATGTGGCAGTCATTAAGATAATGTTTGCTTATTGTACAAAGTGTGGATAAAGAAGGACATTATTTAGAGCATCATTTTGTTGTGAGTGAGGTTATCCCCATGGGTGCCGGTTGAGCCCCTTTATCAGCCAAAACAACTGCGGCTTGACTCTTTTAATTTGCATGAAATTAGTGTTACAAGGGGACACATTCTTATACACTTCTATGAAAGTGGCTGTTTTGATCATGACAATAGCTGCGTACCAGAAGGAACTGCAATTATGAATCACCCATCTTCTGtaattgtctgttttttgttattgttgctgctgttgtgcGTTTGTCGAGGGTTATGAGATAAAAGAAGATTGTGTGTTCCTCTGCTCCCTTGCGTCATCATTATTGAAAGTATTTTGGCCCCctaatattttaaaagcaaacagtGAAAAGCCGTTTACCTTCATTTTGCTGCATCTTATTACCATTATCTAATTTAaaattgtttgttattgttgttgttgatcatttgCATGGGCTGGCCTTAGTGCTTGTCTCCTGTTTATTATTTCCGCTCACCCCCTTCTTGCCTCCCTCTCCCCCTAGGCAGCGAAGCTTCTTTGGGAAACAGTTTGAACACCAGCGAGGAGGAGCTTCACACAGCAGGCATAACGTTGGCACCGAAAGGTACTACAAACTCCCATCAGCCAATCTCCATCCAGATAGCCCTCCTTCTTACAGTGATCACTATCATTTTGCTCTGATCAGTATCGCATCCACACAAAAACCCTCTTCTTTAGGCTAGGAGCTCTATTGTTTTGACACAACAAAGCCCCCTGCCGCTGCGACTGTAACATCTCAGCCCCCCTTCTCCGAGCCTCCTGCAGGGGTTCTTTATGCTATTGTGTAGCTGGGAGTGTCACTTAGGTGTATACATGAATGAGAATTATTGCATTCTGTTACATGTAGATGTAACGGTTGAATCTAAATAGATTACAACACGACATTGTCATTCACAAATGTCAGGGTTTATGCAGTTATCCTTACAAATATTTACCTGATTTTTACATAGATCCTCAGTTTTTAGAAAAGAAGCTGAGGTTTGGTTCAAATGTAGCTCTGAGATTAGTTTTCAGATTCTGGTCCAAAGGAAAATACCCCTCAACTGAGCCGCATTTTCCCACAGAAATGTTCCATTGCTTTACTACAGTTTATAAAATTCTTTTTCCGCTGTCCTCTTTCTGCAGCCAAGCTGGGAGACACAAGGGAACTTGAGAGTTTTATCGACATGCTCGACCGAGAACTTGCAGGTGTGTATTTAAGAGAATTACCCCCCATATTACTTGACCCTTTCTTTATTCCTTTTGCACTGAAGCTGACAAGCAGCAGACTGTGGGGTGAAATAGGGGAAGAGACCCAGATATAGTGCATGTTTTGTTAACAGAGTGTGTAGTAGTAGCCACCATGTTTGTACCCTGTACTACTCCCCCTTCCTGTTTATCTCGGAGCACCTCTTGTGTGTAAATGCCATGTCTGGGGACTCAGGTGGACTATCTGCACGACCTTTAGTGATAATAGCGTACTTGACTACATGAACATCCTGCTATCAGCAATAAAGCAGTGGTCTTTCAGAGGCCTGTGAACACATGGCTttgtgcatgcacacaaaccacaAAGAACAACATATATCTGCTGCTATCAGTGGTCTTGATGCTGAGAGAATTAATGTTACCATTGAATCCTAACTCCCCCTGTATCTTTACAAGGCTCAGCTATTAGTCAGtacatgtttgtatgtgtgttaatATTCTTGTGTTGTGCCTTTCCTCTTAGTCTGgcttttatagtttatttttcttgccCTCTCTTTTGCAGAGATGTGAActaagagagaaagagagacacaaagatgGAGAAAAGCAGGCCGGGGGCGATTGACTGGCTACCGCCGAGCAGACACTCAGATCTACACCAGAGCAGATCTGAGGGAACAAATGCTCCACTGGCTTCTTCAGGGGAAAAGGTTAACATCAGAAATTAGAAGGGCACTCCATTCCAAAATGCAGGATCCCCCCAGACCCTTGGTGACGCTGCATCAATTCGGAAAGACGACGCCCCTACAGCTTCAGATCAGAGATATGC
The DNA window shown above is from Eleginops maclovinus isolate JMC-PN-2008 ecotype Puerto Natales chromosome 23, JC_Emac_rtc_rv5, whole genome shotgun sequence and carries:
- the si:dkey-27i16.2 gene encoding regulator of cell cycle RGCC-like, yielding MTSDINTDLDLELDGLLQEFQDVVEELKAPSLSKPHAYQHVLQEAKSRTGLGEDSGVEDSDYSSEASLGNSLNTSEEELHTAGITLAPKAKLGDTRELESFIDMLDRELAEM